In the genome of Candidatus Paceibacterota bacterium, the window TCGGCGCGCAAGTCCAGGCGCTGGAGTTCTTCGGCGGCGTACCGCGGCTGATCGTGCCCGACCAGGCGCGCGCCCTGATCAAACACCCCGACCACTACGACCCGCTGCCCAACCGCACGTATGAGGAATTTGCCAACCATTACGGCTGCGCGCTGCTGGCCGCACGCCCGGCGCACCCGAGAGACAAGCCCAAGGTCGAGGGCGCGGTGCTGCTGATCGAAAGGTGGATCCTGGCGCGGCTGCGCAACCGTCGCTTCTTCAGCCTGATCGAGCTCAACGCGGCGATCGCCGCGCTCATTGCCGATCTGAACCTGCGCCCGTTCCAGAAGCTGCCCGGCTGCCGCCGCGACGCCTTCCTGGCCCTCGACGCCCCGGCGCTCTCGCCCCTGCCAGCCACGCGCTACGTGGTTGGCAACTGGAAGCAGGCCAAGGTCAACGTCGACTATCACGTCGAGTTCGAGGGGCACTACTACAGCGTGCCGCACCGCCTGGTGGGCAGTTCGGTGGAGATGCGCGCGGGCGCCGGGCTGCTGGAGATCTTCTGCGCCAACCAGCGCGTGGCCTGTCATGCGCTGAACGCCCGGCGCGGCCAGCACTCCACCACGCCCGAGCATATGCCAGCCTCGCACCGTGCGCACCTGGAGTGGACCCCGGCCAAGCTCATCAAGTGGGGCCAGAGCATCGGGGTGGCCGCCGCGGGCGTCGTGACCTGGCAACTGGAGAACCGCCCGCATCCCGAGCAGGGCTACCGCGCCTGCCTGGGCCTCAAGCGCCTGGCGCGTGAGTACACGCCCCAGCGCCTGGAAGCGGCCTGCGCCAGGGCGCTGGCGATCCGCTCGCCCACTTACCGCAGCGTGGCCTCAATCCTCAAGAGCGGGCTTGATCGCCAGCACGCCTCAATCCCCACGGCGGCGTCCACCGCCTTGCCCGAGCACGAGAACGTGCGCGGTGCCGATTACTACCACTGACGGAGAACAACGATGCTCAATGAACACACCCTCGACCAACTGCGCGCGCTGCGCCTGGACGGCATGGTCCACGCCCTGACGGAGCAGGCCAGCAGCACGGCGGCAGCCGCCCTGGCTTTCGACGAGCGGCTCACGCTGCTGGTGCAAAGCGAGATCGCCTGGCGTGACGGCCGCCGCCTGCAGCGCCTGCTCAAGGCGGCCAGGCTCAAGGTTTCTGCTGCCTGCGTGGAGGACATCAACTGGCGTGCCAGCCGCGGCCTGGACCGTCATCTCATCGCCAACCTGGCCGGTGGCGACTGGCTACGCCATGCACAGAACTTGCTCATCACCGGCGCCACGGGGTGCGGCAAGACGTGGTTGGGTTGCGCCCTGGCGCATCAGGCCGCCCGCGCGGGCTTCTCGGTGCTGTACACCCGCGCAGCACGCCTGTTCGACGAGCTGCAGGTCGCCCACGGCGACGGCAGCTATGCCAAACGCATGACCCAACTGGCCAGGCTTGACTTGCTGCTGATTGACGACTTTGCGATCGCGCCCATGGGCGCGGCCGAGCGCAATGACTTGCTCGAACTGCTCGACGACCGCGTCGGCAGCCGCTCCACGCTGATCACCAGTCAGCTTCCAGTGAAAGCTTGGCATGCCTACCTCGACGACCCCACGCTGGCTGACGCCATTCTCGACCGCATCGTGCACAGCAGCCACAAAATCGAGCTCAAAGGCCCATCGCTGCGCGAGAAGGATAAAGATCAATGACCCCCCAGAACCTCCGCCACCGCTGCGCCGAACACGCCTTATCCACCGCGGCGGCCGGTCCGTCGCAAGCGCCGTCCGCCGCCG includes:
- the istA gene encoding IS21 family transposase, coding for MPTTRITMRQIREALRLHLQVGLTYSEVARALKLSKSAVGKYVSQARVAGVDWAVAQTLTDVELEGRLYRPPVPRASDHLAPDFAAIHQELKRPGVTLMLLWEEYAQGNALAYKYTSFCVKYRAWAQTLKRSMRQVHGAGEKLFVDYAGQTVPITDVATGEISAAQIFVATLGASSYTYACATPRQTTADWIGAQVQALEFFGGVPRLIVPDQARALIKHPDHYDPLPNRTYEEFANHYGCALLAARPAHPRDKPKVEGAVLLIERWILARLRNRRFFSLIELNAAIAALIADLNLRPFQKLPGCRRDAFLALDAPALSPLPATRYVVGNWKQAKVNVDYHVEFEGHYYSVPHRLVGSSVEMRAGAGLLEIFCANQRVACHALNARRGQHSTTPEHMPASHRAHLEWTPAKLIKWGQSIGVAAAGVVTWQLENRPHPEQGYRACLGLKRLAREYTPQRLEAACARALAIRSPTYRSVASILKSGLDRQHASIPTAASTALPEHENVRGADYYH
- the istB gene encoding IS21-like element helper ATPase IstB, coding for MLNEHTLDQLRALRLDGMVHALTEQASSTAAAALAFDERLTLLVQSEIAWRDGRRLQRLLKAARLKVSAACVEDINWRASRGLDRHLIANLAGGDWLRHAQNLLITGATGCGKTWLGCALAHQAARAGFSVLYTRAARLFDELQVAHGDGSYAKRMTQLARLDLLLIDDFAIAPMGAAERNDLLELLDDRVGSRSTLITSQLPVKAWHAYLDDPTLADAILDRIVHSSHKIELKGPSLREKDKDQ